The Arachis duranensis cultivar V14167 chromosome 2, aradu.V14167.gnm2.J7QH, whole genome shotgun sequence genome has a window encoding:
- the LOC107474317 gene encoding uncharacterized protein LOC107474317: protein MQHQDKLLLDAASGGSLTKNKTATKAWEVISDLADPTQHSRARTPHPKALSEVSLSGDAILTKTLSEMTILLHQITQGQQIPQALINAPPQPPRIEGPPRICGACGCTTYYTDECPQIQEDTTLAVANPYPQRTNYNQGPYQHGGNQNQGWRDNSNQSGTKLDKNVAIPAKASEKTNNDEVGEEVEMTKGEDEKVDKSEEEPPKVKEPKRKTLLEEPSPIPFPTLAKKAKKQEDLDSTLVEVFKKVEVTVPLFQAIQQVPKYAKFLKDVCTHKDKLGNLNEKPVDDSISSLLPEKCNDPGPCLVTYLIGGIKFIDCMCDLGACVSIMPLPGCFFPVDFHILETPPIDSTNPSTILLGRPFLKTTRFKLDAHSGVYSFESDGKLVKFTLEESNKPILKAYSIFGCDIVEDKVIEDIKEQGKEEVAKKSNSKDHAQPKNAKELEIFLLGEVPK, encoded by the exons ATGCAACACCAAGATAAACTTCTCCTAGATGCTGCGAGTGGGGGATCATTGACCAAAAACAAGACCGCAACAAAGGCATGGGAAGTTATATCAGACCTCGCTGACCCAACTCAACACTCCCGGGCAAGGACTCCACATCCAAAAGCGTTGAGTGAAGTTTCTCTTTCCGGAGATGCTATTCTGACTAAGACCCTCAGTGAAATGACGATCTTGTTGCATCAAATCACCCAAGGTCAACAAATCCCTCAAGCTTTGATAAATGCTCCACCACAACCTCCTAGGATTGAAGGACCACCAAGGATATGTGGTGCTTGTGGTTGTACTACTTATTACACCGATGAGTGCCCTCAAATCCAAGAGGACACTACATTGGCAGTTGCTAACCCTTATCCACAAAGGACCAATTACAACCAAGGACCCTACCAACATGGAGGTAATCAAAACCAAGGATGGAGAGATAACTCAAACCAAAG TGGTACTAAGTTGGACAAGAATGTGGCTATACCCGCAAAGGCGAGTGAGAAGACCAATAATGATGAGGTAGGAGAAGAGGTGGAGATGACAAAGGGTGAAGATGAAAAAGTTGACAAAAGTGAGGAGGAGCCACCAAAAGTCAAGGAGCCAAAGAGAAAGACCTTGCTTGAAGAGCCTTCACCCATTCCATTCCCAACTTTGGCCAAGAAGGCAAAGAAGCAAGAAGATCTTGACTCCACTTTGGTGGAAGTTTTTAAGAAAGTCGAAGTTACCGTCCCTCTCTTTCAAGCCATTCAACAAGTGCCGAAATATGCCAAGTTCCTTAAAGATGTGTGCACTCACAAAGACAAGCTTGGAAATCTTAACGAAAAGCCGGTAGAtgattctatttcttctttgcttcctgAAAAATGTAATGATCCTGGCCCATGTTTGGTGACTTATTTGATTGGTGGGATTAAGTTCATAGATTGTATGTGTGATTTGGGAGCGTGTGTGAGCATCATGCCACTGCCC GGTTGCTTTTTTCCGGTTGATTTCCACATCTTGGAGACTCCACCTATTGATTCGACTAACCCATCAACAATACTCCTTGGAAGGCCATTCTTGAAGACGACCCGTTTCAAGCTAGACGCACACTCGGGAGTCTATTCTTTTGAGTCGGATGGAAAGTTAGTCAAGTTCACCCTGGAGGAGTCCAACAAACCCATTCTTAAGGCCTACTCCATTTTTGGGTGTGACATAGTTGAAGACAAAGTGATTGAGGATATCAAGGAACAAGGAAAAGAGGAGGTTGCCAAgaagtcaaattcaaaggatcaTGCTCAACCCAAGAATGCCAAGGAGTTAGAGATTTTCCTCCTTGGGGAAGTTCCTAAGTGA